The genomic region GGTCGATAATGTAATTACTTTATCCAAACCTTCAGCGTCAGTAAATCGGCTCATGGCGAAAGGCAAATCAGCGGCAATAATCAATACTACGGTATTGTCCATATTACTTGCCTGCTGGTTGAATTTACGGGTTGAAATTGCACATACCGGCGTATCCAGACTGGGAACAATGTTCAATACTTTCTTTTTTCCTGCATAATTGGCCAATGTAACATCCTGCAGATCTCGATTGACCAAAGAAAATGCCGGTGCCTTTTGACCGACTTTTGGAAAAGTACCTTCAATTTTGATGGGATTTCCTTTGAGAGTAACCATGATTTTTCCTTAACAATATAGTTGAAAGTAATAGGTTTAAGTAAAGCGAGGTTAATTAACCAAGCACTTGCTGCATGGCGGTTGCATAATTTCGCAAATCAGATTCAGTCTTGGTTTCCGTTGCACAAACCAACAAGGTATTACCCAATTCAGGATATTGCCCTTGCAAATTATATCCCCCCAGAATGCCTTTCTGTTTCAGCTTATTCAA from Nitrosomonas ureae harbors:
- the tpx gene encoding thiol peroxidase, giving the protein MVTLKGNPIKIEGTFPKVGQKAPAFSLVNRDLQDVTLANYAGKKKVLNIVPSLDTPVCAISTRKFNQQASNMDNTVVLIIAADLPFAMSRFTDAEGLDKVITLSTMRGANFMKDYGVLIADSPFGGITARAVIVLDESDTIIHAELVPEIADEPNYDAAMAALKQ